A stretch of the Gemmatirosa kalamazoonensis genome encodes the following:
- a CDS encoding inositol oxygenase produces the protein MDHLDDWEESLAARYPAGDSRPAPERNSAGAAFRDYSPNVRPGIREFYRLNHRHQTVAFVEAKKRQYLPLRTRRMGVWEAMEFLNTLVDDSDPDADFSQIEHLLQTAEAIRHDGHPRWFVLTGLVHDLGKILCLFGEPQWAVVGDTFPVGCAFSDTVVFPEFFAENPDSRTAEYRTACGIYTEGCGLDAVHLSWGHDEYMYHVAKPYLPAEALAMIRYHSCYAIHREGGYAHLLNERDRELLRWVRAFNPYDLYSKGDERPDVRKLRPYYEELVAEYFPSVLDW, from the coding sequence ATGGATCACCTCGACGATTGGGAAGAGTCGCTCGCGGCCCGCTACCCGGCCGGCGACTCGCGCCCGGCACCCGAGCGCAACAGTGCGGGCGCCGCGTTCCGCGACTACTCGCCGAACGTTCGTCCAGGGATTCGCGAGTTCTACCGGTTGAACCATCGCCATCAGACCGTCGCCTTCGTCGAAGCCAAGAAGCGGCAATACCTGCCGCTGCGGACGAGGCGCATGGGCGTCTGGGAGGCGATGGAGTTCCTGAACACGCTGGTGGACGACAGCGACCCGGACGCGGACTTCAGCCAGATCGAGCATCTGCTCCAGACGGCGGAAGCGATCCGCCACGACGGCCATCCCCGGTGGTTCGTGCTCACCGGACTGGTGCACGACCTCGGCAAGATTCTATGCCTCTTCGGCGAGCCCCAGTGGGCCGTCGTCGGTGACACGTTCCCGGTGGGGTGCGCGTTCAGCGACACGGTGGTGTTCCCCGAGTTCTTCGCCGAGAACCCGGACAGCCGGACGGCCGAGTACCGGACGGCCTGCGGCATCTACACGGAGGGCTGCGGGCTCGACGCCGTGCACCTCTCGTGGGGACACGACGAGTACATGTACCACGTCGCGAAGCCCTATCTGCCGGCCGAGGCGCTCGCGATGATCCGCTATCACTCCTGCTACGCGATTCACCGCGAAGGCGGGTACGCCCATCTGCTGAACGAACGGGATCGCGAGCTGCTGCGCTGGGTACGGGCGTTCAACCCCTACGATCTCTACTCCAAGGGCGACGAACGGCCCGACGTGCGCAAGTTGCGCCCGTACTATGAGGAGCTGGTGGCCGAGTACTTCCCGTCGGTGCTCGATTGGTAG
- a CDS encoding PQQ-dependent sugar dehydrogenase: protein MRSLERAMVLALVVSAAVACNDARPPLQPRAVAAERGERGERGATATGPSPMLGEGPAIGLTLVASGLVHPVALVQAADESGRRFIVDQAGVIRVLLRDGTLLAQPFLDVRSKMTPLMPQYDERGLLGLAFHPDFRTNGKFYVYYTVPPRLAGYDHTNVVAEFHAASRANVADAASERVLLRVDHPQFNHTAGQLAFGPDHFLYISIGDGGGANDVGFGHVPDWYTFNEGRNGQDVTHNLLGNILRIDVNGGTPYAIPSDNPFVGKPGLDEIWAYGFRNPYRFSFDRGGTHQLYVGDAGQNMWEEADVVTRGGNYGWNVKEGTHCFDAAHPLTIPPSCPSVDAETGDPLIDPIVELPNEENPVAQPGIVVIIGGFVYRGTTLPQLAGQYVFGAFSKDEDAPEGAIYRALSRPGGLSAVQELPIAGHPDGELGHYVLGFGEDLHGELYVLTTDNAGPSGTTGKVFQLVPTGGRSK, encoded by the coding sequence ATGCGAAGTCTCGAACGTGCCATGGTCCTCGCGCTCGTCGTGAGCGCCGCCGTCGCGTGCAACGACGCCCGGCCACCGCTGCAACCGCGTGCCGTCGCAGCGGAACGTGGCGAGCGCGGCGAGCGCGGGGCGACGGCGACCGGCCCGAGCCCGATGCTCGGTGAGGGACCTGCGATCGGCCTGACGCTGGTTGCGAGCGGCCTCGTGCACCCGGTGGCCCTCGTGCAGGCGGCGGACGAGAGCGGTCGGCGGTTCATCGTCGACCAGGCCGGCGTGATCCGCGTGCTGCTGCGGGACGGGACGCTCCTCGCGCAGCCGTTTCTCGACGTACGCTCGAAGATGACGCCGCTCATGCCGCAGTACGACGAGCGCGGGCTCCTCGGGCTGGCGTTCCACCCGGACTTCCGCACGAACGGCAAGTTCTACGTCTACTACACGGTGCCGCCGCGCCTCGCGGGCTACGACCACACGAACGTCGTCGCGGAGTTCCACGCCGCGTCGCGCGCGAACGTCGCCGACGCCGCGTCGGAGCGCGTGCTGCTGCGCGTGGACCATCCGCAGTTCAACCACACCGCCGGCCAGCTCGCCTTCGGGCCGGACCACTTCCTGTACATCTCGATCGGCGATGGTGGCGGCGCGAACGACGTCGGGTTCGGGCACGTGCCCGACTGGTACACGTTCAACGAGGGCAGGAACGGGCAGGACGTCACGCACAACCTGCTCGGCAACATCCTGCGCATCGACGTGAACGGCGGCACGCCGTACGCCATTCCGTCCGACAACCCGTTCGTCGGCAAGCCGGGGCTCGACGAGATCTGGGCGTACGGGTTCCGGAACCCGTATCGGTTCTCGTTCGACCGCGGCGGCACCCACCAGCTCTACGTCGGCGACGCGGGGCAGAACATGTGGGAGGAGGCCGACGTCGTCACGCGCGGCGGCAACTATGGCTGGAACGTGAAGGAGGGCACGCACTGCTTCGACGCCGCGCATCCGCTCACGATCCCGCCGAGCTGTCCGAGCGTGGACGCCGAGACGGGCGATCCATTGATCGACCCGATCGTGGAGCTGCCTAACGAGGAGAACCCGGTCGCGCAGCCCGGGATCGTCGTGATCATCGGCGGCTTCGTGTACCGCGGCACGACGCTGCCACAGCTCGCGGGGCAATACGTCTTCGGCGCCTTCAGCAAGGACGAGGACGCACCCGAGGGCGCGATCTACCGTGCGCTCTCGCGCCCGGGCGGGCTGTCGGCGGTGCAGGAGCTCCCGATCGCCGGACACCCCGACGGCGAGCTGGGTCACTACGTGCTCGGCTTCGGCGAGGATCTGCACGGTGAGCTGTACGTGCTGACGACGGACAACGCGGGGCCGTCCGGCACGACGGGAAAGGTGTTCCAGCTCGTGCCGACGGGCGGCAGGAGCAAGTAG
- a CDS encoding sensor histidine kinase: MPGPPNDRPPLSAFALAALRLTHPSADESGAGISGASVRLRALAALSGSLTDALGPQDAADLVEQQALFALGATSAVVVTLGTFPPRTTVVAERGVPVETALHVVHAIGLPLEVRAALDELPLDAPVPFAEVARTGAPLFLPNDDALRLYPDWGAAMIHAGARAAAIVPVWANGELRGVLGLSWAAARTFDEDERAFVLTLGTMCAQAIMRAHLRDAERLAREAERQAREAAEHANRSKAHFVATISHELRTPMNAILGYTTLMGEGIYGPVSADQQDHLGRVRSSGEHLLGLIEELLSYARVEAGEAVVRPEPVALLDVVEQSLVLVRPIAEQKGLRVRVEGPAEPVELFTDPHKLRQILVNLLANAVKFTARGEVVVLLRVEGRDAAVRVVIEVTDTGRGIAPESHEHIFDPFWQADPTSTHSGGSSGLGLSVARQLARLLGGDLTVSRSAPDEGSTFVVSLPAHYPGRPERRAVH, translated from the coding sequence ATGCCCGGACCACCGAACGACCGGCCACCGCTTTCGGCGTTCGCGCTCGCGGCGCTGCGCCTGACGCATCCATCTGCCGACGAGTCTGGGGCGGGGATCTCGGGGGCGAGCGTGCGTCTGCGCGCGCTCGCCGCCCTCAGCGGCTCGCTCACCGACGCCCTCGGCCCGCAGGACGCCGCCGACCTCGTGGAGCAGCAGGCGCTGTTCGCCCTTGGCGCGACGAGCGCCGTCGTCGTCACGTTGGGGACGTTTCCCCCTCGCACGACCGTGGTCGCCGAGCGCGGAGTGCCGGTGGAGACGGCACTGCACGTCGTTCACGCGATCGGGCTGCCCCTCGAGGTCCGCGCGGCCCTGGACGAGCTGCCGCTCGACGCGCCGGTGCCGTTCGCCGAGGTCGCGCGCACCGGAGCCCCGCTGTTCCTGCCGAACGACGACGCGCTCCGGCTCTACCCGGACTGGGGCGCCGCGATGATCCACGCCGGCGCGCGCGCGGCGGCCATCGTGCCGGTGTGGGCGAACGGCGAGCTGCGCGGCGTCCTGGGACTCTCGTGGGCCGCGGCGCGGACGTTCGACGAGGACGAGCGCGCGTTCGTGCTCACGTTGGGCACCATGTGCGCGCAGGCGATCATGCGCGCGCACCTCCGCGACGCCGAGCGACTGGCCCGCGAGGCGGAGCGGCAGGCACGCGAGGCGGCGGAGCACGCGAACCGATCGAAGGCGCACTTCGTCGCGACGATCAGCCACGAGCTGCGCACGCCGATGAACGCCATCCTCGGCTACACGACGCTGATGGGCGAGGGGATCTACGGCCCGGTCAGCGCGGACCAGCAGGACCATCTCGGGCGCGTGCGATCCTCGGGCGAACATCTCCTCGGCCTGATCGAGGAGCTGCTCTCCTACGCACGCGTCGAGGCCGGCGAGGCCGTCGTCCGGCCCGAGCCCGTCGCGCTGCTCGACGTCGTGGAGCAGAGCCTCGTGCTCGTGCGGCCGATCGCGGAGCAGAAGGGGCTGCGCGTCCGCGTCGAGGGCCCCGCGGAACCGGTGGAGCTGTTCACGGATCCGCACAAGCTGCGGCAGATCCTCGTCAACCTGCTCGCCAACGCGGTGAAGTTCACCGCCCGGGGCGAGGTCGTGGTGCTCCTCCGGGTCGAGGGCCGTGACGCCGCCGTCCGCGTCGTCATCGAGGTGACCGACACGGGCCGCGGCATCGCCCCCGAGTCACACGAGCACATCTTCGACCCGTTCTGGCAGGCGGACCCGACATCGACGCACAGTGGCGGCAGTAGTGGGCTCGGGCTCTCGGTCGCCCGGCAGCTCGCCCGACTGCTCGGCGGCGACCTGACCGTGTCGCGCAGCGCACCGGACGAAGGGAGCACGTTCGTCGTCTCGCTGCCGGCGCACTACCCCGGACGGCCGGAGCGCCGCGCGGTCCACTGA